Below is a genomic region from Methanocalculus alkaliphilus.
CGCAGGGCTGATCAGAACAACGGCAGAGAACCTGAGTGGGGGTATCGAGGGTGAGACGCATGAGTTCATGACGATGTACCCTGAGTTCATCAAGCGTGCCGGGGAAGAGGGACGGAAGGATGCCGAGATCACCTTCACCCATGCGATGAAGGCTGAGGAAGTGCATGCCGGATTGTATAAGGATGCCCTTGCGGCGGTCACAAAGGGTGATGATATCGTCGTCAAAGATGTCAGACTCTGCCCGGTCTGTGGAAATATTGCCCTTCAGGATCTGCCTGAGAAGTGCCCGA
It encodes:
- a CDS encoding rubrerythrin family protein; its protein translation is MATEQDIMEAFAGESQANRKYAIFAEKAKEDGYANVARLFRAASQAEEIHARRLLRVAGLIRTTAENLSGGIEGETHEFMTMYPEFIKRAGEEGRKDAEITFTHAMKAEEVHAGLYKDALAAVTKGDDIVVKDVRLCPVCGNIALQDLPEKCPICGVPGTSFQNVE